Within Burkholderia diffusa, the genomic segment CCCGGAATGATTCCTAGCTGTCCCTTCTGCGCGGACACGGCGCCCTTGCGGGTCACGAGAACGTCCTCGCCGAAGTGACGTTCGCGCTGCACGTAGTTGTGATGGCAGTTCACCGCGTGCTCGTCGACCATGAACGGTTTCGCGATCACGCCGCGTGCCGCGCCGATCACCGCATCCATCATCGCCTGCCGGTTGCGGCGCGCGTAGTCCTGCGCCCAGCCGACCGCTTCGACGTAGTCGTCGAAGTGCCGGCTGCCCTCGGTGAAGTACGCGAGGTTGCGGTCGGGCAGATTCGCGATGTGCTGCCGCATGTCGGCCTGCGCGAGCTCGATGAACAGGCTGCCGATCGCGTTGCCGACGCCACGCGAGCCGCTGTGCAGCATGAACCACACGCGACCTGCTTCGTCGATGCACACCTCGATGAAGTGGTTGCCCGTGCCGAGCGTGCCCAGATGCGCATAGTGGTTCGTCTTCTCCAGCTTCGGATACTTGTCGACGATCCGCTGAAAGCCCGGCAGCAGCGACTTCCACGATTCGGTCACGGCGGTCGGCGTGCGATCGCCCCATGCACCCGGATCGCGGCGCCCCGGCGCGCGGCCGTGCGGCACCGCGCGTTCGATCGCGCTGCGCAGCCCGCCGAGCGAATCGGGCAGGTCGGCTGCCGTGAGCGTCGTGCGCGCGGCCATCATCCCGCAGCCGATATCGACGCCGACCGCGGCCGGGATGATCGCGCCCTTCGTCGGAATCACGCTGCCGATCGTCGAGCCCTTGCCAAGGTGGACATCCGGCATCGCCGCGACGTGCCTGAAGATGAACGGCATCTGCGCGGTGTTGCGCAACTGCGCGCGCGCGTCGTCCTCGACCGCGACGCCTTGCGTCCACATCTTCACCGGCTTGCCGTTCGACAGTTCCATCACCTGGAATTCGTCGTTACTCATTTGCTTCACCCTTCATTCCTCTATTGGTGCGGCGCGGCACCCATGCGCCGCGCCGTTTCATCCATCACGCGCCCTTGATGCTGACGAGTCCGTTCAGCACCTGGTCGAGGCCGCCGAACACCGAGATGCGGTCGATCCGTTCCGCGACGCGCTCGAGCGTTTCCAGCTCCTTGAGCCGCAGCGCGGTCGGGTTCTCTTCCATCACCTTCGCGGTGTTCAGCAGCGAGCGCGTCGCCGCCGTTTCTTCGCGGCGGCGGATCACGTTCGCCTGCGCGGCCTTTTCGGCCTCGACCACCTGCGCGAGGATCGTCTTCATGTCGCCCGGCAGCACGATATCCTTCACGCCGACGCTGCGCACGTCCACGCCCGATTGCGCGAGCCGCGGGCGCACCTGGGCGATCACGACGTCGTCGATCGCCTGCTTGTCCTCCAGCAGCTCGTCGAGCGAGCGCGTGCCGACCGCCGCGCGCAGCGCGAACTGCAGCTCGCGATACAGGTGCTCGGCCGGCTTCTGCAACTCGCCGAACGCACGCAGCACGTCCGCATAGCACCACGTTGCCGACAGGTTCAGCCGCAGCGCTACCTTGTCGCGCGTCAGGATTTCCTGGCCGGCGACTTCGAGCGCCTGGAGGCGCAGGTCCACGAGCTCGACCGCGATGTCGCGGTTGAAGCGCCAGAACGCTGCGACACCCGCATCCAGCAGCCGCTCGATCTTGCCGTCGATCTTCAGCATACCGACGTGATATGCCGGCACCTGCGCGAGCAGCACGCCCGTCAGGCCCGCCACGCCGCGCGCACGCAGCGCGGGTTGTGCGATGCGCTTCGCGAGCGCGGCCGGCAGCATGCTGACCTGCGCGAGGTCGACGCGCTCCAGCCGATGCGCGATCAGGCCGCGCCAGTACAGCCGGCGCGTGCCGGGCGACAGGATCTCGACGAGCACGTCGTCTTCGTAACGCAGGCCCGCTTCGTCGTCGGCCAGATCCATCGCGACGAAGTGTTGCGCGAGCACGTCCGGTGCATCGTGACGCAGGTAGTCGGCCAGTGCCGCGTCGGCGAGCGGCGCGTCGAGACGCGCGGTCTGCACCGACAGACGCTTGAACGGATCGAAGGCCTTGAACACTCCCGGTTCCAGCACCTTCACGAAATCGCCCTCATTCATCAGCAGCGCGCGTTCGTTCTTTTTCACCACATGACGCTTCCACATATTCTTGTCCTTTTCTTCAATGACCGCCGGGCGACACGCGTCGCACGGATCGGGGCGCGACGCGATCGGGCGGGCGGCGCGCGGGCCCGGCGCGGCTGCGCGCGGCGACGCATCCAGCATCGCGTCGTCGAGCGCATTCGCGCGGGCCGTCCGGCCGCCCGGCCGATCGCGCGGAACCGCAACCGGTCCGACGCGCGGCGGGCCTGTCGGCCCGCACCGGCGGGTACTGCTTCTATCGACAGACCGTCCTTGCGGACGGCGTTCGGACGGGATTCGAACCCGCCACACACCGGCTCGCGCCGGCTGCTCCACCTGAATGAGCTTCCGAACAGTGGGCGCTCCGGGATTCGAACCCGGACAAGGCTGCCTCGCGCGCCCCTTTGCCTTCGTCTGTCCATGGCGGCATGCGCTGCCGCGACGAACGAGGTTCGGCGGCGGCGCACCAGCAGGGCTTTGTGAACCCTGGCTCGCGGGCCAGCGGGACATCCGGCGTCTTCCATTTAGCGAAGAGCGTGCCAGCGGGCGGAGCCCGCTACGGGGAAAGCGAACAAGTCCTTGAAAAGAAAGGACAATTCATGCTCTTCAACGATCGGTCGCGGGAAGGCCGCCGCATCGCATCGTCGTCGAATTCCGATACAATCGGATCGCTTCTTATCCCATGAGATAAACATGCGCAAGACCGTCGCCATCGGCTTTCTCGGCACCGTGCTCGACCAGGGCGGCCGTGCGCCGCGCCGTTACCGCAAGTGGCGGCCGACGGTGTCGCTCTGCATGCAGCCGGACTTCGCGATCGACCGGCTCGAGCTGCTGCATCCGCCTGGCTACGCGCGTCTCGCCAATCAGGTGCGCGACGATCTCGCGAACCTGTCGCCGCATACCGAGGTGCGGCTTACGCCGGTCACGATCCACGATCCGTGGGATTTCGAGGAGGTCTACGCGACGCTGCACGACTTTGCGCGCGCGTATCCGTTTGACCTCGACCACGAGGACTACCTGATCCACATCACGACCGGCACGCACGTCGCGCAGATCTGCTGGTTCCTGCTCGCGGAAGCGCGCTACCTGCCCGCGCGCCTCGTGCAGACGGGGCCGCCGAAGCAGACCGACGAAGGACCGAGCGGGCCGGGCACCGTGTCGGTGATCGATCTCGACCTGTCGCGCTACAACCGCATCGCGCAGCGGTTCACGCGCGAGCGCGACGAAACCGTGTCGTTCCTGAAGGCCGGCATCGCGACGCGCAACGCCCGCTTCAACGCGCTGATCGAGCAACTGGAGCGTGTGGCCGTGCGCTCGCGCGCACCGATGCTGCTCGTCGGTCCGACAGGCGCCGGCAAGTCGTTTCTCGCGAAACGCGTGTACGAACTGAAGCGCGGCCGCCATCGGCTCGCGGGGCCGTTCATCGAGATCAACTGCGCGACGCTGCGCGGCGACGCGGCGATGTCGACGCTGTTCGGCCACGTGAAGGGTGCGTTCACCGGCGCGCAGTCCGCGCGTGCGGGCTTGCTGCGCGCGGCGGACGGCGGCCTGCTGTTTCTCGACGAGATCGGCGAACTCGGGCTCGACGAGCAGGCGATGCTGCTGAAGGCGATCGAGGAGAAGCGCTTCCTGCCGGTCGGCGCGGACGTCGAGGTGGCCAGCGATTTCGAGCTGATTGCCGGCACGCACCGCGATTTGCGGCAGATGGTGGCCGCCGGCACATTTCGCGAGGATCTGTATGCGCGAATCAACCTGTGGACGTACGACTTGCCGGGGTTGGCGGATCGGCGCGAGGACATCGAGCCGAACCTCGAATTCGAGCTCGATCGCTTCGGCCGCGAGCAGGGCGAGCAGGTGCGGTTCAACGTGGAAGCGAAGCGGCGCTATCTCGCGTTCGCGGCATCGCCGCGCGCGGCATGGGCCGGCAACTTCCGCGAGTTGTCCGCATCGGTCACGCGGATGGCGACGCTGGCCGATGCGGGGCGGATTACCGAGGCGATTGCCGAACAGGAGGTCGAGCGGCTGACGCGCACGTGGTCGTCGCCCCACGATGCGTGCGCATCCGAAGGGTGCGTCGACGCGGTATTCGGCACGCGTGCGGCGGAACTCGACCTGTTCGACCGCGCGCAGCTCGAACGCGTGCTCGACGTGTGCCGTGCATCGGCGAGTTTGTCGGACGCCGGCCGCACGTTGTTCGCGGTGTCGCGGCAGAACAAGAAGCAGCCGAACGACGCGGACCGGCTGCGCAAGTATCTCGCGCGGTTCGGGCTCGATTGGGACGGCGTGCGGGACGCGCTGGGCGCGAGGTAGTCAGGCGGGCGCGGCAGGTCGGGTATGGAGGATTGCGCCGGCGGTTGCCGCGCCGGGCGTCATGCGAAACG encodes:
- a CDS encoding RtcB family protein; the protein is MSNDEFQVMELSNGKPVKMWTQGVAVEDDARAQLRNTAQMPFIFRHVAAMPDVHLGKGSTIGSVIPTKGAIIPAAVGVDIGCGMMAARTTLTAADLPDSLGGLRSAIERAVPHGRAPGRRDPGAWGDRTPTAVTESWKSLLPGFQRIVDKYPKLEKTNHYAHLGTLGTGNHFIEVCIDEAGRVWFMLHSGSRGVGNAIGSLFIELAQADMRQHIANLPDRNLAYFTEGSRHFDDYVEAVGWAQDYARRNRQAMMDAVIGAARGVIAKPFMVDEHAVNCHHNYVQRERHFGEDVLVTRKGAVSAQKGQLGIIPGSMGAKSFIVRGLGNPESFCSCSHGAGRSMSRTEAKRRFTVDDQVRATRGVECRKDAGVVDEIPMAYKDIDAVMAAQRSLVEVVHTLRQVVCVKG
- a CDS encoding slipin family protein, which encodes MWKRHVVKKNERALLMNEGDFVKVLEPGVFKAFDPFKRLSVQTARLDAPLADAALADYLRHDAPDVLAQHFVAMDLADDEAGLRYEDDVLVEILSPGTRRLYWRGLIAHRLERVDLAQVSMLPAALAKRIAQPALRARGVAGLTGVLLAQVPAYHVGMLKIDGKIERLLDAGVAAFWRFNRDIAVELVDLRLQALEVAGQEILTRDKVALRLNLSATWCYADVLRAFGELQKPAEHLYRELQFALRAAVGTRSLDELLEDKQAIDDVVIAQVRPRLAQSGVDVRSVGVKDIVLPGDMKTILAQVVEAEKAAQANVIRRREETAATRSLLNTAKVMEENPTALRLKELETLERVAERIDRISVFGGLDQVLNGLVSIKGA
- the rtcR gene encoding RNA repair transcriptional activator RtcR: MRKTVAIGFLGTVLDQGGRAPRRYRKWRPTVSLCMQPDFAIDRLELLHPPGYARLANQVRDDLANLSPHTEVRLTPVTIHDPWDFEEVYATLHDFARAYPFDLDHEDYLIHITTGTHVAQICWFLLAEARYLPARLVQTGPPKQTDEGPSGPGTVSVIDLDLSRYNRIAQRFTRERDETVSFLKAGIATRNARFNALIEQLERVAVRSRAPMLLVGPTGAGKSFLAKRVYELKRGRHRLAGPFIEINCATLRGDAAMSTLFGHVKGAFTGAQSARAGLLRAADGGLLFLDEIGELGLDEQAMLLKAIEEKRFLPVGADVEVASDFELIAGTHRDLRQMVAAGTFREDLYARINLWTYDLPGLADRREDIEPNLEFELDRFGREQGEQVRFNVEAKRRYLAFAASPRAAWAGNFRELSASVTRMATLADAGRITEAIAEQEVERLTRTWSSPHDACASEGCVDAVFGTRAAELDLFDRAQLERVLDVCRASASLSDAGRTLFAVSRQNKKQPNDADRLRKYLARFGLDWDGVRDALGAR